One genomic window of Corythoichthys intestinalis isolate RoL2023-P3 chromosome 18, ASM3026506v1, whole genome shotgun sequence includes the following:
- the LOC130906220 gene encoding serine/threonine-protein kinase TAO1-like isoform X3: MAGHHQGSQVPPEDPSPEQHRVQRMLSARAHGLVGDGVLPGLGLRPPGSSQEATAGSGDRRHHPRRAAGTGLPAFAQHDPQVAPPANARPSAVNAFVSRGRDVKAGNVLLTEPGQVKLADFGSASIASPANSFVGTPYWMAPEVILAMDEGQYDGKADVWSLGITCIELAERKPPLFNMNAMSALYHIAQNESPALQSGEWSDYFRNFVDSCLQKIPQDRPHSDDVLGHAFLQRERPDSVLTDLIARTKDAVRELDNLQYRKMKKILLQETHNGPAPEAPDPDEVRRFPSARRLEARAAAERSATRQEPEAGGGRAGTVDSVGSGQSVPSTSISASSRSGSVDSLDDATGDGEPELADGDRTVVSNSSVVRVEPEEEESRSGDGAYGGPPSEARAAPGKQRRNREHFATIRTASLVTREMQEHEQDSELREQMSGYKRMRRQHQKHLLALENKLKGETDEHRLRLDKELEGQRANFAQEMDKLLKKHHASLDKDLKTFANDEKKFQQHIQVQQKKELGGFLESQKREYKLRKEQLKEELSENQSTPKKEKQEWLSKQKENIQHFQAEEEANLLRRQRQYLELECRRFKRRILVARHNAEQDLAREELNKRQTQKDLEHATLLRHHESTQELEFRHLAGIQKARAELIRTQHQTELTNQLEYNKRRERELRRKHFMEVRQQPKSLKSKELQIKKQFQETCKTQTRQYKALRGHLLESAPKCEHKALLKRLKEEQTRKLAILAEQYDHTVNDMLSTQALRLDEAQEGECQVLRVQLQQELELLNAYQSKIKMQTDAQHDKERRELEQRVSLRRALLEQKIEEEMLALQNERLERIRSLLERQARETEAFDSESMRLGFGNTVLADVAPEPRGGGRWPAARPRGQPAASLRHPAGAATGDGPRASSGGGRSERGVSRSASVASDASRLSYA; the protein is encoded by the exons ATGGCAGGACATCATCAAGgaagtcaagttcctccagagGATCCGTCACCCGAACAGCATCGAGTACAAAGGATGTTATCTGCGCGAGCACACGGCCTGG TTGGTGATGGAGTATTGCCTGGGCTCGGCCTCCGACCTCCTGGAAG TTCACAAGAAGCCACTGCAGGAAGCGGAGATCGCCGCCATCACCCACGGCGCGCTGCAGGGACTGGCCTACCTGCATTCGCACAACATGATCCACAGGTGGCGCCGCCGGCAAACGCACGTCCGTCCGCCGTTAACGCATTTGTCTCTCGCGGCAGGGACGTTAAAGCGGGAAACGTCCTGCTGACCGAGCCGGGGCAGGTCAAACTGGCCGACTTCGGCTCCGCCTCCATCGCGTCGCCCGCCAACTCTTTCGTGGGGACGCCGTACTG GATGGCACCCGAGGTGATCCTGGCCATGGACGAGGGCCAATACGACGGCAAGGCGGACGTCTGGTCGCTCGGCATCACCTGCATAGAACTGG CCGAGAGGAAGCCGCCCTTGTTCAACATGAACGCCATGAGTGCCTTGTACCACATCGCTCAGAACGAGAGTCCCGCGCTGCAGTCCGGCGAATG GAGCGATTACTTCCGCAACTTCGTGGACTCTTGCCTTCAGAAAATCCCGCAGGACCGACCGCACTCGGACGACGTGCTAGGC CACGCGTTCCTGCAGCGCGAGCGCCCCGACTCGGTCCTGACGGACCTCATCGCCAGGACCAAAGACGCCGTGCGCGAGCTGGACAACCTGCAGTACCGCAAGATGAAGAAGATCCTCCTGCAGGAGACCCACAACGGACCCGCGCCGGAAGCCCCCGACCCGGACGAGGTGCGTAGATTCCCGTCGGCCCGCCGCCTCGAGGCGAGGGCCGCCGCTGAAAGGTCGGCGACGCGTCAGGAGCCGGAGGCGGGCGGCGGTCGCGCCGGCACGGTGGACAGCGTGGGCAGCGGCCAGTCCGTCCCCAGCACGTCCATCAGCGCCAGCTCGCGGAGCGGCTCCGTCGACAGCCTGGACGACGCGACGGGCGACGGCGAGCCGGAACTCGCCGACGGGGACCGCACCGTCGTGTCCAACAGCTCCGTCGTTCGCGTCGAACCG GAAGAAGAGGAGAGTCGCTCGGGCGACGGGGCGTACGGCGGGCCGCCGTCGGAGGCCCGGGCCGCGCCCGGGAAGCAGCGACGAAACCGCGAGCACTTTGCCACCATCCGAACCGCCTCCCTG GTGACCCGCGAGATGCAAGAGCACGAGCAGGACTCGGAGCTTCGCGAGCAAATGTCGGGCTACAAACGCATGCGACGGCAGCACCAGAAGCACCTGCTGGCGCTGGAGAACAAGCTGAAGGGCGAGACGGACGAGCACCGGCTGCGTCTGGACAAGGAGCTGGAGGGCCAGCGCGCCAATTTTGCCCAGGAAATGGACAAGCTGCTCAAGAAGCATCACGCCTCCCTGGACAAAGAC CTGAAGACGTTCGCCAACGACGAGAAGAAGTTCCAGCAGCACATACAGGTGCAGCAGAAGAAGGAGCTCGGTGGCTTCCTGGAGTCGCAGAAGCGCGAGTACAAGCTGCGCAAGGAACAGCTCAAAGAG GAGCTGAGCGAGAACCAGTCCACCCCTAAAAAGGAGAAGCAGGAGTGGCTGTCTAAGCAGAAGGAGAACATCCAGCACTTCCAG GCGGAGGAGGAGGCCAACTTGCTGAGGAGGCAGAGACAGTACCTGGAGCTGGAGTGTCGGCGCTTCAAGCGTCGAATCCTGGTGGCCCGACACAACGCCGAGCAGGACCTGGCCCGGGAG GAGCTGAACAAGCGTCAGACGCAGAAGGACCTGGAGCACGCCACGCTGCTGCGGCACCACGAGTCCACGCAGGAGCTGGAGTTCCGCCACCTGGCCGGCATCCAGAAGGCCCGCGCCGAGCTGATCCGCACGCAGCATCAGACGGAGCTGACCAACCAGCTGGAGTACAACAAGCGACGGGAACGGGAGCTCCGGCGCAAGCACTTTATGGAGGTCCGCCAGCAGCCCAAGAGCCTCAAG TCCAAGGAGCTCCAGATCAAGAAGCAGTTCCAGGAGACGTGCAAGACTCAGACCCGCCAGTACAAAGCGCTGCGCGGCCACCTTCTGGAGAGCGCGCCCAAGTGCGAGCACAAGGCGCTGCTCAAGAGGCTAAAAGAGGAGCAGACCCGCAAGTTGGCCATCCTGGCCGAGCAGTACGACCACACCGTCAACGACATGCTCTCCACGCAGGCC CTTCGGCTGGACGAGGCTCAGGAGGGCGAGTGCCAGGTTCTGCGCGTGCAGCTGCAGCAGGAACTGGAATTGCTCAACGCCTACCAGAGTAAGATCAAAATGCAGACGGACGCCCAGCACGACAAGGAGCGACGCGAGCTGGAGCAGAGGGTCAGCCTCAGGAGGGCGCTGCTGGAGCAAAAG ATCGAGGAGGAGATGCTGGCCCTTCAGAACGAGCGCCTGGAGCGCATCCGCTCTCTCCTGGAGCGGCAGGCCCGCGAGACGGAAGCCTTCGACTCGGAGTCCATGCGCCTGGGCTTCGGCAACACGGTCCTGGCCGACGTCGCCCCCGAGCCGCGGGGAGGCGGCCGCTGGCCGGCGGCGCGCCCGCGGGGCCAGCCCGCCGCGAGCCTCCGTCACCCGGCGGGGGCGGCGACCGGCGACGGCCCCCGGGCCTCGTCGGGGGGAGGGAGGAGCGAACGCGGCGTGAGCAGAAGCGCCAGCGTCGCCTCCGACGCCTCGCGCCTCTCCTACGCCTAG